In Chitinophaga varians, the following are encoded in one genomic region:
- a CDS encoding DUF4397 domain-containing protein: MMTTKYHTLLAGVLLLAAACSKDKTDVRAGNEPDYASMDKSTVRLVTFNQWDVKVNGQKLSNWYQVPDNVTVPNLPYPTRYFPDGKLSGTWFLPQQFLDSKGQATVEIGSPQGTSQPDYILDSFLVQDNYDQPSDYYLNTSADEHDGKYSVSRVPRTTALPSNPANIRIRLVNLCTSQGNGGGNTLSLAYANGGPVSAATSGIANHSFSDYVELPYGTYQFKVLIDGTGLQIPGKPPALTGTTAMDNFSLGGTQVYYSPVQTFQPGGVYTVAVGLTYGAYQYGEYPLSPNCFTVVTDIAPAANLTYGRLQVVNAAVPEGEGLGVNIDGGNTSTIAYGKAGAYKTLITGTHTLKITDATGKTLAEQTIALKGGDNLTAWAYPAAGGSVAVTVVSNNMGGVRVNGGNPDGSDGANNLYDPLHFRMLVQTRFLNLCPDLPEVTFTGANGTLFKNDLFTTATAAQHLQAGQQVSPIGVPYPYVDLGAVTGGIVQAYRSQPGVLPGDRLTDVPALTTLDFVQMPPAYFLNGNYGAEPGVYTVALIGRKKDAQHPRMIVIKHNQ, from the coding sequence ATGATGACTACAAAATATCATACCCTGCTTGCCGGCGTGCTACTCCTGGCAGCCGCCTGCAGCAAGGACAAGACCGATGTGAGGGCAGGCAATGAGCCTGACTATGCCAGCATGGACAAGTCCACCGTCAGGCTGGTCACCTTTAACCAGTGGGATGTGAAGGTGAACGGCCAAAAGCTGTCCAACTGGTACCAGGTGCCGGACAACGTCACGGTGCCTAATCTGCCTTATCCCACCCGTTATTTTCCTGATGGTAAATTAAGCGGTACGTGGTTTCTGCCGCAGCAGTTCCTCGACAGCAAAGGCCAGGCCACTGTGGAAATCGGCAGCCCGCAAGGCACCTCGCAGCCTGATTATATACTGGATTCTTTTCTGGTACAGGATAATTACGACCAGCCTTCAGACTACTACCTGAATACCAGCGCCGATGAGCATGATGGTAAATACAGTGTCAGCCGCGTACCGCGGACCACAGCGTTGCCGTCCAATCCTGCCAATATCCGTATACGGCTGGTGAACCTCTGCACGTCACAGGGTAACGGTGGTGGCAATACGCTTTCGCTGGCTTATGCGAATGGCGGTCCTGTCAGCGCCGCCACTTCCGGTATCGCCAATCATAGTTTTTCGGATTATGTGGAACTGCCTTACGGCACCTATCAGTTCAAAGTACTGATAGACGGCACCGGGTTGCAGATACCCGGTAAACCACCGGCATTGACGGGCACTACTGCCATGGACAATTTTTCGCTGGGCGGCACCCAGGTGTATTACAGCCCGGTGCAGACGTTTCAGCCCGGTGGCGTGTATACGGTGGCGGTAGGACTGACGTATGGGGCTTACCAATACGGTGAATACCCGCTGTCGCCTAATTGTTTTACGGTTGTCACAGATATCGCGCCTGCTGCGAACCTTACCTATGGCCGGTTGCAGGTGGTAAATGCCGCAGTGCCTGAAGGAGAGGGTCTGGGCGTGAACATCGACGGTGGCAATACCTCCACCATTGCATATGGCAAAGCAGGGGCTTATAAAACGCTGATTACCGGAACGCATACACTGAAAATAACCGATGCGACGGGCAAAACACTGGCTGAACAAACCATCGCCCTGAAGGGAGGCGATAACCTGACAGCATGGGCTTATCCGGCTGCCGGCGGAAGCGTGGCCGTGACCGTAGTATCCAATAATATGGGCGGCGTGCGTGTCAACGGCGGCAACCCCGATGGTTCCGATGGTGCCAATAACCTATATGACCCGCTACATTTCCGGATGCTGGTACAAACCCGGTTCCTCAACCTGTGCCCCGATTTGCCGGAGGTGACGTTCACCGGCGCCAACGGAACGCTGTTCAAAAACGATCTTTTTACCACCGCCACGGCCGCGCAGCATTTACAGGCAGGTCAGCAGGTGTCGCCGATAGGAGTGCCTTATCCTTATGTGGACTTAGGGGCCGTTACAGGAGGCATTGTACAGGCTTACCGTTCGCAGCCGGGCGTGCTGCCCGGCGACCGCCTGACGGACGTGCCGGCGCTGACCACGCTGGATTTTGTGCAGATGCCACCGGCTTATTTCCTAAACGGCAACTATGGAGCCGAGCCCGGCGTGTATACGGTAGCGTTAATAGGCCGCAAAAAAGACGCGCAGCATCCGCGGATGATCGTGATAAAACATAACCAATAG
- a CDS encoding fasciclin domain-containing protein has protein sequence MNIRKYGGWIMLLLWLTAACKKPDFESEERAQATGTISNYLINNFDFSLFAAAVQKAGLTDSLDQATTAFTVLAPLNSAFNKDGVFQPSDFDKWPADSLRYFVRTHVLPVKLFYTDIPLSSDNRYENLNHTRLYVSRSTIVNVALTVNGVQVQPQPSLGSSTNIKYGATQLNGVVYPLSSTLKVMPVTVQDFLSSRPQYSHLIAGLKKFGFWEQLNADGPFTVFAPQDSCFENRGMTLDSISRMDALRYDPAVFGSYFLKPNHVFLLDMLQLPPTGTSYVTFDTPSPNYKMLICQVGVGAGVGVVTAASANTSSQVQVGPYADRPWGDQGTAFLGEPRMTLSITNFKGTYINYTCTNGIVHLMSDILVMPENVTR, from the coding sequence ATGAATATACGAAAATATGGTGGATGGATCATGCTGTTGTTATGGTTAACGGCCGCCTGTAAAAAGCCGGACTTCGAATCGGAGGAACGTGCGCAGGCCACCGGTACGATCAGCAACTATCTGATCAATAATTTTGACTTCTCCCTGTTTGCGGCAGCGGTGCAAAAAGCCGGGCTGACAGATAGCCTTGACCAGGCCACGACGGCTTTTACCGTGCTGGCGCCCCTGAACAGCGCTTTTAATAAAGACGGCGTATTCCAGCCTTCCGACTTCGATAAATGGCCGGCAGACAGTCTCCGGTATTTTGTGCGAACACATGTGCTGCCGGTCAAACTGTTCTATACAGATATTCCCCTGTCGTCTGATAACCGGTATGAAAACCTGAACCACACCCGCCTGTACGTGTCGCGTTCCACCATCGTCAATGTGGCGCTGACGGTCAATGGCGTGCAGGTGCAACCACAGCCGTCACTCGGCAGCAGCACCAATATTAAATACGGTGCTACCCAATTGAACGGCGTGGTGTATCCACTCTCCTCCACACTGAAGGTGATGCCGGTCACGGTACAGGATTTTCTGTCCTCGCGGCCACAATATTCCCATCTGATAGCGGGACTGAAGAAATTCGGTTTTTGGGAGCAGTTGAATGCTGACGGGCCTTTCACCGTGTTTGCCCCGCAAGACTCCTGCTTCGAAAACCGTGGCATGACACTGGACAGCATCAGCAGGATGGACGCTTTGCGTTACGATCCTGCTGTATTTGGCAGCTACTTCCTGAAACCGAACCACGTCTTTCTGTTGGACATGCTTCAGTTACCGCCAACAGGTACTTCCTATGTCACTTTTGACACCCCGTCGCCCAACTATAAAATGCTGATCTGCCAGGTAGGTGTGGGAGCAGGCGTGGGCGTGGTAACGGCGGCATCTGCCAATACCTCTTCCCAGGTACAGGTAGGACCCTATGCTGACAGGCCCTGGGGAGACCAGGGCACGGCCTTTCTGGGAGAACCGCGTATGACCTTGTCTATCACAAATTTCAAAGGGACTTATATCAATTATACCTGCACCAACGGCATCGTTCACCTGATGTCGGACATATTGGTTATGCCGGAAAATGTTACCCGGTGA
- a CDS encoding fasciclin domain-containing protein — protein sequence MKRYNIRLGLYAIILSGLIGVISCSKTEEPPRPVGTGLPYTNTTSRRLAELLDSIPEASIYRAAFKRTGIQQYIDSLNTDNSNAYYTLFVPVNKAWEAAGYTMGNINTVPAEELELLIRYLSITGGIAAKPGSVTGETAYYPFTYPEKPVCSEVPGPFADNGFYYYHRLSVGMTGGVLRLNGKDVGRKPVIPAVNGAVYLIDSMITKPVYESYQVLSADTAFTFYMAALKKSNALYEQSGILGNRYYNIRFNDTAALVLMTGGTELGGEPATAVFAPDNNAFRKAGFASIEEINNYIDRSALADAPPGTEMLTNMDSILVNHRILINATGDVNVNLTNPYTGCLLSNAWPNYVNNGAAMGAITYRIENSRIVLHRPDAPQGRGAVIIGPSDITTLTGVIHRVDNLLLPNP from the coding sequence ATGAAACGTTATAACATACGGTTGGGGTTATACGCTATTATCCTGTCGGGGTTGATAGGCGTGATATCCTGCTCCAAAACGGAAGAACCGCCCAGACCAGTTGGTACCGGGTTGCCTTATACAAACACCACTAGCCGTAGACTTGCTGAGCTGCTGGATTCCATTCCCGAGGCCTCTATTTACCGTGCCGCATTCAAACGTACAGGGATACAACAGTATATCGACAGTCTGAATACGGACAACAGCAATGCATATTATACCTTGTTTGTGCCGGTCAACAAAGCATGGGAGGCAGCAGGTTATACCATGGGCAACATTAACACCGTACCAGCGGAGGAATTGGAGTTACTTATCAGGTACCTGAGCATTACCGGCGGAATAGCGGCGAAGCCTGGCAGCGTGACAGGTGAAACGGCCTATTATCCGTTCACCTATCCTGAAAAACCTGTCTGTAGCGAGGTGCCCGGCCCTTTCGCTGATAACGGGTTTTATTATTACCACAGGTTAAGTGTAGGCATGACCGGTGGTGTGCTGCGGCTCAACGGAAAAGATGTTGGCCGCAAACCGGTAATACCGGCTGTCAATGGCGCTGTCTATCTCATTGACAGTATGATCACCAAACCGGTATATGAAAGTTACCAGGTCCTGTCGGCCGATACCGCCTTTACTTTCTACATGGCGGCGCTGAAAAAAAGTAATGCGCTCTATGAACAAAGCGGTATCCTGGGAAACCGCTATTACAATATCCGGTTTAATGATACCGCTGCACTGGTGCTAATGACTGGGGGCACCGAACTGGGTGGTGAGCCTGCCACCGCCGTGTTTGCCCCGGACAATAATGCTTTTAGAAAAGCCGGCTTTGCATCCATTGAAGAGATTAACAATTACATCGACCGCTCTGCGCTGGCGGATGCGCCGCCTGGCACGGAAATGCTCACCAATATGGATTCCATCCTGGTGAACCATCGGATACTGATCAATGCCACCGGCGATGTCAATGTGAATTTGACAAATCCATACACCGGTTGCCTGCTGAGCAATGCCTGGCCGAATTATGTGAACAACGGCGCCGCAATGGGCGCTATCACTTACCGGATAGAAAACAGCCGGATCGTATTGCACCGTCCGGATGCACCGCAGGGCCGTGGTGCCGTGATTATCGGCCCTTCCGATATCACCACGCTCACGGGTGTCATTCACCGGGTTGATAACCTGTTATTGCCTAACCCTTAA
- a CDS encoding fasciclin domain-containing protein — MMKYSGFFMKRGYYLLAGILVLAGCSKDDAKPVDINIKSGISAVVHNNFSLALFEYALTATPYSDTLSAAGPYTLLGPSNDAFKAIGYPTGAAMIRARDSITPGVPYHIIRGQVKLDSLPLAFNQPVMTLNGQPLYVTHWVNTRDTAVIVNGIRVSTRDKTASNGLVNIIDGLLSPIVYTNVQQAVSGDPSLSFFNAALIQSGLAPEYQSGGPYTVFAPVNSAFTNIGIPSTDSIYKMDATALQKLVKAHIAPGRSFVYDYILKADVTSNTYTEQLPGGQRATIRLLPDITRPGRFSGINIQLQGAGGNGVATLPKKDVLAGNGVVHSISRILIQ; from the coding sequence ATGATGAAATATTCAGGATTTTTTATGAAGAGAGGATATTACCTGTTGGCCGGGATACTAGTGCTGGCTGGCTGTTCCAAAGACGACGCCAAACCGGTGGACATCAACATAAAAAGCGGTATCAGCGCCGTCGTGCATAACAACTTCAGTCTTGCGCTGTTTGAATACGCGCTCACAGCCACGCCCTATAGCGACACGCTTAGCGCCGCCGGCCCCTATACGTTATTAGGCCCGTCCAACGATGCCTTCAAAGCGATTGGTTATCCTACAGGCGCTGCTATGATCCGTGCAAGGGACTCTATTACTCCCGGTGTGCCTTATCATATTATCCGCGGACAGGTAAAGCTGGATTCCCTGCCGCTGGCGTTTAACCAGCCTGTCATGACGCTGAACGGGCAACCGCTGTACGTGACCCATTGGGTCAATACCCGCGATACAGCAGTGATAGTGAATGGTATCCGGGTAAGCACCCGGGATAAAACGGCTTCCAACGGACTGGTAAATATCATCGATGGTTTGTTAAGCCCGATTGTCTATACCAACGTACAACAGGCGGTTTCGGGAGATCCTTCCTTGTCTTTTTTTAACGCGGCCCTTATTCAAAGCGGCCTGGCACCGGAATACCAGTCGGGTGGCCCGTATACAGTGTTCGCGCCGGTCAATTCGGCTTTTACCAATATTGGTATTCCTTCTACCGACAGTATTTACAAGATGGACGCGACAGCGCTGCAAAAGCTGGTCAAAGCACACATCGCCCCGGGACGCAGTTTCGTGTACGACTATATCCTCAAGGCAGATGTGACATCCAATACCTATACAGAACAATTGCCGGGCGGCCAGCGGGCCACGATCAGGCTACTGCCGGACATCACGCGGCCGGGCCGCTTTTCAGGTATCAACATTCAGTTGCAGGGAGCAGGCGGCAACGGTGTGGCCACCCTGCCAAAAAAAGATGTGCTGGCCGGAAACGGTGTGGTACATAGCATCTCGAGGATCTTAATACAATAA
- a CDS encoding TonB-dependent receptor — MQQKIYYWLVLTILCLGRMLTISAQQTDGSLIGHVADSSRQPLSGATVVALHQPSGTTYSASADKTGSFFLPGLRIGGPYKITVNMIGRKTATMEQVTVRLGEPQQLNFVLTPVQQQLSEIVVRTAPATRKANVYGTGQNITRTQLSSMPTVNRSLQDITRLVPQGSKDNSFAGTNFRYNNITIDGAINNDAIGFSPSAGGITGSSGTPGASTRSNAISLDAIEDMQVYLAPYDVKIGNFTGGSINAVTRSGTNTLAGSVYLYGRNAAITGKDKAGSLGKMNNDFYDYQAGVRIGFPIIKNKLFFFTNEEITRRQDPAQLMAGQPETAQILSGKDAADIRNYMAGRYDQDFDPGTAGMYNGNAYSEKYFNRLDWNINDHHRLSVRNNIVRSRSVNMDRDQMDFRFSSMAYRQVNNQSSTVAELKSTFRNGFSNSLVVGYTTIQDFRDPLSDPALPQVQIMGRTPGTTIYLGTDREAAIFNMKQRTLEITDNLTWHRGKHTLLLGTHNELYHVSYGFVNSWNGRVDYLSIDDFLNNKPYRVRGNYNYSNNSREYILSHPEAVFDVDMLSVYLQDEIRVSDRLRVTPGLRADYSFVPHKQALSPLVSSAYTDNYFGNTYTYTPLRQITNDYLGQLQVSPRIGFSYDLTADSKWVLRGGAGLFTGRIPLAWLGYAFYNTGVSYGAYDQKADQQPFAPGTDPLKPGPNGIADFIAQNGTVVNNPNAGKTQVDLIDNHFVMPKVFRGSLAVDYTAASGYKLGLEGLYTKTIHDVYFQQVNIQDNPRYYGFDSAHRMPVYSGNTDPRFANAYELSNTTLGYQYSITATGSKKFDMGLNVSLAYTYGQSKDAFNGIRNSMESNWQLNQALSPNNAGLAYSNFDVRHRIIANIGYQRAWNERWTTRLNLFVSAQSGSPFTYGVVNNSLQGLPQQVNLAYIPRADEAVRFFQDYTDAAGATVTAIQQADAFNRYIDGNSYLSGRRGDFTERNAGRTPWNTTADLHFAQEFHFGKNDQTVTFTIDIMNFANLLNANWGRIYFSPNTFNSTASVGLTPELFPRKQTMGNYPVFRFADPGKPYSIDYFSSRAQGQLGVRYAF, encoded by the coding sequence ATGCAGCAAAAAATATACTATTGGCTGGTGCTGACCATCCTGTGCCTTGGCAGGATGCTTACCATCAGCGCTCAACAAACAGATGGCAGCCTCATAGGGCACGTGGCGGACAGCAGCAGGCAGCCGCTGTCCGGCGCCACCGTTGTGGCATTACACCAGCCTTCGGGCACAACTTACAGCGCCAGCGCTGATAAGACCGGCAGCTTTTTCCTGCCGGGGCTGCGCATCGGTGGACCATACAAAATCACCGTCAACATGATTGGCCGTAAAACCGCTACCATGGAACAGGTGACCGTCCGCCTCGGAGAGCCGCAGCAGCTTAATTTTGTGCTGACACCGGTACAGCAACAGCTGTCGGAAATAGTGGTGCGCACAGCGCCGGCTACACGAAAAGCCAACGTATATGGTACCGGGCAGAATATCACCCGTACACAACTGAGCAGCATGCCTACCGTGAACCGCAGCCTGCAGGACATCACACGGCTGGTCCCACAGGGCTCTAAAGACAATAGTTTTGCCGGTACCAATTTCCGCTACAACAACATCACTATAGATGGCGCCATCAACAATGATGCGATTGGCTTCAGTCCCTCCGCCGGCGGCATTACCGGCAGCTCCGGCACACCGGGCGCCAGTACCCGCAGCAACGCCATCTCCCTCGATGCGATAGAAGACATGCAGGTATACCTCGCACCCTATGATGTGAAGATCGGCAACTTCACCGGCGGTAGTATCAATGCTGTCACCCGCAGCGGTACCAACACCCTCGCCGGCTCGGTTTACCTGTACGGGCGCAATGCCGCCATCACCGGGAAAGACAAGGCCGGCTCGCTCGGCAAAATGAACAACGACTTCTATGATTACCAGGCCGGCGTTCGTATAGGCTTTCCCATTATCAAAAACAAACTGTTCTTTTTTACCAACGAAGAAATTACCCGCCGCCAGGACCCTGCCCAGTTGATGGCCGGTCAGCCCGAGACCGCGCAGATACTCAGCGGGAAAGACGCCGCTGATATCCGCAACTACATGGCAGGGCGCTATGACCAGGACTTTGATCCGGGAACGGCCGGCATGTATAACGGAAACGCATACTCAGAGAAATACTTTAACCGGCTCGACTGGAACATCAACGACCATCACCGGCTGTCTGTGCGCAACAATATTGTCCGTTCCCGTTCGGTGAATATGGACCGGGACCAGATGGACTTCCGTTTCAGCTCCATGGCCTACCGGCAGGTCAACAACCAGTCGTCTACAGTAGCGGAGCTGAAATCCACTTTCCGCAACGGCTTCTCCAACAGCCTCGTCGTGGGATACACTACCATCCAGGACTTCCGTGATCCCTTGTCAGACCCGGCGCTGCCACAGGTACAGATCATGGGCCGCACGCCTGGCACCACTATCTATCTGGGTACTGACAGGGAAGCCGCCATCTTCAATATGAAACAACGCACCCTTGAAATTACGGACAACCTTACCTGGCACCGGGGCAAGCACACTTTGTTGCTCGGTACGCACAATGAATTGTATCATGTGAGTTATGGCTTCGTAAACTCGTGGAATGGCCGGGTAGACTATCTCAGCATCGATGATTTCCTGAACAACAAACCATATCGCGTACGAGGCAACTACAATTACAGCAACAACTCACGCGAATATATTTTATCGCACCCGGAAGCTGTGTTCGATGTGGACATGCTGAGCGTGTACCTGCAGGATGAAATCCGTGTGAGTGACCGGCTGCGGGTAACGCCGGGCCTGCGGGCAGACTACAGCTTTGTGCCGCACAAACAGGCACTGAGCCCGCTGGTCAGCTCCGCCTACACGGATAATTACTTTGGTAACACTTACACCTATACGCCGCTGCGGCAGATCACCAATGACTATCTGGGGCAGCTACAGGTTTCCCCGCGCATAGGCTTCAGCTATGACCTGACAGCCGACAGCAAATGGGTGCTGCGTGGCGGTGCCGGCCTCTTTACCGGCCGTATCCCGCTGGCATGGCTGGGATATGCCTTCTATAATACCGGCGTTAGCTACGGCGCTTATGACCAGAAGGCCGACCAGCAGCCTTTTGCGCCCGGCACTGACCCCCTGAAGCCCGGTCCCAATGGTATCGCGGATTTTATTGCGCAGAACGGCACCGTAGTGAACAACCCCAATGCCGGGAAAACGCAGGTGGACCTGATCGATAATCATTTTGTGATGCCTAAAGTTTTCCGTGGCAGCCTGGCGGTGGATTACACTGCTGCATCCGGGTATAAACTGGGACTGGAAGGGTTGTATACCAAAACCATCCATGACGTTTATTTCCAACAGGTGAACATACAGGACAACCCCCGCTACTATGGTTTTGACAGCGCGCACCGGATGCCGGTGTACAGCGGTAACACAGATCCGCGTTTTGCCAATGCATATGAGTTGAGCAATACCACTCTGGGATACCAGTATTCCATCACAGCCACCGGCAGCAAAAAATTCGATATGGGGCTGAATGTTTCACTGGCTTATACTTACGGCCAGTCGAAAGACGCTTTCAATGGCATTCGCAACTCGATGGAAAGTAACTGGCAGTTGAACCAGGCCTTAAGCCCGAACAATGCCGGGCTGGCATATTCCAATTTTGATGTCCGTCACCGCATCATTGCTAATATCGGTTACCAACGGGCATGGAATGAACGGTGGACCACCCGCCTGAACCTCTTCGTGAGCGCGCAGTCCGGCAGTCCGTTTACCTACGGCGTGGTGAACAACAGCCTTCAGGGACTGCCGCAGCAGGTGAACCTGGCCTATATCCCACGTGCAGACGAGGCGGTACGTTTCTTCCAGGACTATACCGATGCTGCCGGTGCTACGGTAACGGCTATACAGCAGGCCGACGCGTTTAACCGCTATATAGATGGCAACAGTTACCTGAGTGGCCGCCGCGGTGATTTTACAGAACGGAACGCCGGTCGTACGCCCTGGAATACCACAGCAGACCTGCACTTTGCGCAGGAGTTCCATTTTGGTAAAAATGATCAGACAGTTACCTTCACCATAGACATTATGAACTTCGCTAACCTGCTCAATGCCAATTGGGGACGGATATATTTTTCTCCCAATACCTTCAACTCCACCGCCAGCGTGGGATTGACGCCGGAGCTGTTCCCCCGTAAGCAGACCATGGGCAATTATCCGGTATTCCGTTTTGCAGATCCGGGCAAGCCTTATTCCATTGACTATTTCAGTTCCCGCGCACAAGGTCAGTTGGGCGTACGCTATGCTTTCTAA
- a CDS encoding RNA polymerase sigma-70 factor, with protein MHRPGSGEAVSFEEQFRQHYTFLCTVAYYIVEDEDAARDVVQDFFLYCWHKRHIIRITHDFKSYAARAVKNASLNYLRKSGKTQLEEIHVIEELTRYFPLEDKEEEEQRNRALWEAVSRLPEQRQRIFLMSNRDGLKYKDIAAVLDISVNTVKTQIKLALQFLRKECGWMARMISFLFFLSRW; from the coding sequence ATGCATCGACCAGGATCAGGAGAGGCTGTTTCCTTTGAGGAACAGTTCAGGCAGCACTATACCTTTTTATGTACGGTAGCCTACTATATTGTGGAAGACGAGGATGCGGCCAGGGACGTGGTACAGGACTTTTTCCTTTACTGCTGGCATAAACGCCATATCATCCGGATCACACACGACTTTAAGAGTTATGCCGCCCGTGCGGTCAAAAACGCTTCACTGAATTATCTGCGGAAGTCCGGCAAAACGCAGCTGGAAGAAATTCACGTCATCGAGGAGTTGACCCGCTATTTCCCGCTGGAAGACAAAGAAGAGGAAGAGCAACGCAACAGGGCGCTGTGGGAGGCGGTTTCCCGTTTGCCGGAACAGCGGCAGCGTATATTCCTGATGAGCAACCGCGATGGCCTGAAGTATAAAGACATAGCGGCTGTACTGGATATTTCGGTCAATACCGTGAAAACACAGATCAAACTGGCATTGCAGTTTTTAAGAAAGGAATGCGGATGGATGGCGCGGATGATATCTTTTTTATTTTTTTTATCCCGCTGGTGA
- a CDS encoding FecR family protein: MNLDNNEHDIDWDKLMERLEEGQLSSGMTEAELKAMAAAREMQARLKAGSFSADDGWQRFTGARAQQKGRIRVLVRTALAAAVVLAAGAAWWTFRAQRPVVQLANAQPAEKVMLRLSGGRTVTLGQDTQLIQNNPIARIKAHTDHLEYAAGSGQEQVTVMDTLDVPRGRQFSLRLADGTQVWLNAASRLIFPAAFHGAAREVTVEGEAFFEVARQASQPFVVHAGKTAMKVLGTGFNVNAYGQELITTLATGKLLVTAGQEQVVLQPDEQAILNNTTGSLRKQPVEAHLFTAWKEGDLFFEDAPLQDITVSLARSYDYNFIFDDTDLKKMSFTIDIRRPAALQDVLNQITKSMHTVRFEVDGRTVHVKKQ; the protein is encoded by the coding sequence ATGAATTTAGATAACAACGAGCACGATATAGACTGGGACAAGCTGATGGAACGGCTGGAAGAAGGTCAGCTGTCTTCCGGCATGACGGAGGCTGAACTGAAAGCGATGGCAGCAGCCAGGGAAATGCAGGCCAGGCTGAAAGCCGGCAGCTTTTCCGCGGACGACGGCTGGCAGCGGTTTACCGGGGCAAGGGCTCAACAAAAAGGGCGTATACGCGTACTGGTGAGAACAGCGTTGGCCGCAGCGGTCGTATTGGCCGCAGGTGCCGCCTGGTGGACGTTCCGGGCCCAACGGCCGGTCGTACAGCTGGCCAATGCCCAACCGGCAGAAAAAGTGATGCTGCGCCTGTCCGGCGGCCGCACGGTCACCCTCGGACAAGACACGCAACTGATACAAAACAACCCGATTGCCCGTATAAAAGCCCATACAGACCATCTCGAGTATGCAGCCGGCAGCGGCCAGGAACAGGTAACGGTCATGGACACACTGGACGTGCCCAGAGGCCGGCAGTTCTCGCTCCGGCTGGCAGATGGCACACAGGTATGGCTGAACGCCGCTTCCCGCCTGATATTTCCGGCCGCCTTCCACGGCGCCGCCAGGGAAGTGACGGTAGAAGGAGAGGCTTTCTTTGAAGTGGCCCGACAAGCGTCACAACCCTTTGTCGTTCACGCCGGCAAAACAGCGATGAAAGTGCTGGGCACCGGCTTTAACGTCAACGCCTATGGGCAGGAGCTGATCACCACGCTGGCCACCGGCAAACTGCTCGTAACAGCAGGGCAGGAGCAGGTGGTGCTGCAACCGGACGAGCAGGCCATATTAAATAACACAACAGGTTCCCTGCGGAAACAACCGGTGGAAGCACATCTTTTTACTGCCTGGAAAGAGGGCGACCTGTTCTTTGAAGACGCGCCCCTGCAGGACATTACTGTCAGCCTGGCCCGCAGCTACGACTACAACTTTATATTTGACGATACCGACCTTAAGAAGATGAGTTTTACCATAGATATACGCCGCCCTGCGGCATTGCAGGATGTACTCAACCAAATCACGAAAAGTATGCACACGGTCCGTTTTGAAGTAGATGGCCGTACGGTGCATGTGAAAAAACAATAG